The following are encoded together in the Fusarium keratoplasticum isolate Fu6.1 chromosome 1, whole genome shotgun sequence genome:
- a CDS encoding CMP/dCMP-type deaminase domain-containing protein, translating into MTTPDPAVEAPAAEVSPAQEGVETSQPTKPEIRGPSEIVPNVLIDDLRESHTNRGVLIPLKTTQEVRQDHTITHAFITRAPTKQANEVITALRNMRPDDSANPLPHLRRCAKPADLPAHLKTQFMNDTSVGRQIHTAKSTWIYIIVGEVKDFTREELSTVLSPIEGMEQDLFIAKIPIPLLAPTSQVQAAMWSSQFWPTVYRKNNPLGPHPSMVARGTEEIKEDASVWMALAHRVALQAKESGIGEAMGAVIVQRDAGKVELVGLAGDARRHQECGLLDGTSNPMTHCVVRAISMVAQKLVRHERRAAGLPVQTPNLEYDAFQDGPLLEIEKQCFEQEHPNKDGYLCHGLELYVTHEPCISCSMGILHSRMGKVVFATHMPRSGGLSSDDRPDGGGRGLGLFWRRELNWSLMAWEWERDGVPDLPSVEPITHV; encoded by the exons ATGACCACCCCTGATCCAGCTGTCGAGGCGCCAGCCGCCGAGGTCTCGCCTGCCCAAGAGGGAGTCGAGACATCCCAGCCCACCAAGCCCGAGATTCGTGGGCCTTCTGAGATTGTTCCGAATGTTTTGATCGACGATCTCAGGGAAAGCCACACCAACCGCGGCGTTTTGATCCCCCTCAAAACAACTCAGGAAGTCCGACAAGACCACACCATCACTCATGCCTTCATTACACGAGCGCCAACCAAGCAGGCCAACGAGGTCATCAC GGCTTTGCGTAACATGCGACCTGATGATAGCGCTAACCCCCTACCTCATCTTCGCAGATGCGCCAAACCTGCAGACCTTCCCGCCCATCTCAAGACACAGTTCATGAACGACACCTCAGTCGGTCGTCAGATCCACACGGCCAAGTCAACATGGATATATATCATTGTCGGAGAGGTCAAGGACTTCACCCGAGAGGAGCTTTCTACCGTGCTATCTCCCATCGAAGGCATGGAGCAAGACCTCTTTATCGCAAAGATCCCTATCCCACTCCTCGCACCCACATCTCAGGTCCAGGCCGCCATGTGGTCTTCCCAGTTTTGGCCTACGGTCTACCGAAAGAACAATCCCCTTGGCCCGCACCCTAGCATGGTGGCCCGTGGAACCGAGGAGATCAAAGAAGATGCCTCTGTTTGGATGGCGCTGGCACACCGCGTCGCTCTACAGGCCAAGGAATCTGGAATCGGCGAAGCGATGGGTGCTGTGATCGTCCAGAGAGATGCGGGCAAGGTTGAACTTGTTGGACTTGCTGGAGACGCTCGCCGACACCAGGAATGCGGCCTGCTAGACGGCACAAGCAACCCTATGACACACTGCGTCGTTCGTGCTATTAGCATGGTGGCTCAGAAGCTAGTCAGGCACGAAAGAAGGGCTGCTGGTCTGCCCGTACAGACGCCCAATCTCGAATACGACGCCTTTCAGGACGGCCCGCTCCTCGAGATAGAGAAACAATGCTTCGAACAGGAGCATCCGAACAAGGACGGGTACCTTTGCCACGGGCTAGAGCTCTATGTCACGCACGAGCCCTGTATTTCATGCTCAATGGGCATTCTTCATTCTCGCATGGGCAAGGTCGTGTTTGCCACGCACATGCCTCGCAGCGGAGGACTGAGCTCAGATGATCGTCCGGATGGAGGTGGACGAGGACTGGGGCTCTTCTGGAGACGAGAGCTCAACTGGAGCTTGATGGCGTGGGAATGGGAACGTGACGGCGTTCCTGACCTGCCCTCTGTTGAACCCATCACTCATGTTTAG
- a CDS encoding Ribonuclease H, whose protein sequence is MNKKRSAPGAAVASAGSSSKKRKMDGVQKYYAVRAGFNPGVYLTYPECQQQTSGFRGAVFKSFVSKQDALDFVAGKKVASTSNEPDKFYAVAVGNPTGIYTDWTEASEAIKGIKGPKYKRFATRAEAVGYIKQFGNKETIDALGEEGRSHPEPEPEPVFELQPEEPPAKKTKRVPDEVPGSGPVEDVLKIYTDGSSRANGRTSARAGLGVYFGDHDRRNLSERLPGLPQTNQRAELMAILRALQIAPLEQAVQILTDSQYSINCVTQWARSWEAKGWKTANGAEVKNQDIIREVLARKAERERAGGATYFKWVKGHASSRGNIAADQLAVAGADLSPV, encoded by the exons ATGAATAAGAAGCGCAGTGCCCCCGGGGCCGCAGTTGCCTCTGCAGGCTCCTCGTCCAAGAAGCggaagatggatggtgtGCAAAAGTACTACGCAGTCAGAGCTGGGTTCAACCCCGGCGTCTACTTGACCTATCCCGAGTGCCAACAGCAGACATCGGGATTCAGAGGTGCAGTCT TCAAGTCGTTCGTTTCGAAGCAGGACGCCCTGGACTTTGTTGCCGGCAAGAAGGTTGCCTCCACGTCCAATGAACCCGACAAGTTCTACGCGGTCGCCGTGGGCAACCCTACGGGTATCTATACGGACTGGACCGAGGCCTCGGAAGCTATTAAGGGCATCAAGGGACCCAAGTATAAGCGGTTTGCGACACGGGCAGAGGCAGTTGGATATATCAAGCAGTTTGGCAACAAGGAAACCATTGATGCtctgggggaggagggaCGATCGCACCCGGAGCCAGAACCGGAGCCAGTATTCGAACTTCAACCCGAGGAGCCaccggccaagaagaccaagcGGGTCCCGGATGAGGTTCCTGGTTCGGGGCCTGTGGAGGATGTGCTCAAGATCTACACCGACGGCAGCAGTCGCGCCAACGGCAGAACCAGCGCTCGCGCCGGATTGGGCGTCTACTTCGGAGACCATGACAGGCGTAACCTCTCGGAGCGGCTCCCCGGCCTGCCCCAGACGAACCAACGAGCTGAACTGATGGCCATATTGCGAGCACTCCAGATTGCACCCCTGGAGCAGGCGGTCCAAATCTTGACCGACAGCCAATACTCGATCAACTGCGTGACGCAGTGGGCGCGGAGCTGGGAGGCCAAGGGCTGGAAGACAGCCAATGGTGCAGAAGTCAAGAACCAGGACATTATCCGGGAGGTCCTGGCCAGAAAGGCAGAGCGGGAAAGGGCTGGAGGCGCAACCTACTTTAAATGGGTCAAGGGGCACGCCAGCAGCCGAGGCAATATCGCGGCTGATCAGCTCGCCGTCGCTGGAGCCGATTTGAGTCCCGTCTGA